The DNA region tatttgtaaaactaTTCTAACTGAACACATTGACATAGTAAAACATATACTATATTTCATAGAATCATTAAAGTTCTGTAGGAATATAccatacttttattttttgtttttaatacatCAGTAAAAGTGCATTATACTATAAACTGAAGATGATCTTTCATTTGTTCTTGTAATaacattaaattgtttataGAGATGTTTCCATATCTGCTGTACttcaatgatatatatatattttacatacaaTCTGTTAAAAGAATTCATAGCTTTAGATAACAATTTCATTTGTTGAAAAGCTTAAAGGAAATCTAAAACGTAGCACTAATCTTTCAGTTTCAGCTACCCAcataaatattccttttttaatATCAGTAACGTatagaatttgatttttattaaaagtgttttatttaattacttGAAAACACCAGTATACTAGGTACATACTTGTTTCTTGTATTAGCACCTTTTACTttgcaattaaaacattttttggtttttttttttaccaccaaatttttacatagatcttttaaaaatttctgtACAGAATATTGAACCAGACCATGCAATAAAAGGTACATGAATATTAAACACGgaggaatgaaaaaaattcacaattatGGTTTTTCTTACATATACATTTTGTGTATATAGAATTCTTTAAATATGGCAGGGATAGAAAACAGAACATAAATCTCTCAGTTGTGGTATTAGATACCTTCTTTCCATAACTGCATGAATGAATTTAACAATATActgatttctttttcttaaataagGACATTTCATGActtcaaaattaatattgaaacaCATTTCATTCCAAGAACCTAATTTAATCACTTGTCAAATTTTCTCATCACTTTACTGTTCTCTCCCCGGCAGTTTGGACAGAACCACTTTCCTTTTGGCTTGTTCACAAGTCCAACACAATTGAAGTGAAACCATTCAATATCACAAACATCATTGTCACAGCCTATCATTTCTCCATAGGACACTTGCTGACACAGGCAGTAGATAGGTTCATCAGGATCAATGGGAGGTTCAATAGGACTGGCAGGTGCTTGCTCTTTCTTTGACgcctttcttttctttttcttctttggGCCTTTGTCAGGGATCATTTCCTACAAATCAAACCCAGTCAAATGAATTGTTTAATTCTGATGATTCAATATAATGTTGCCTAGAAGAATCAAAATCCAGGGCTAATGCCTTTCTAAATCAATCTTTTTGATATGCTTACATTCTTGGCATGCAATtgagtacatgtaccagtataatAATAAGAGCAAAAGTAACAACTTATCTTAATATTCAGTAAGAAAACACACTGtatctaaaaatatttcaactgaaaaattatgaattgttATCAATATAAATAAGTACCGTATATCCAGTAATTTTCAGgatgatctaatttttgctttttacaTGTTCACTTTTACAAAGCAAAATATTCAGCACCCAGAAATAATATCCAATATTTTTTGCGataagtaatattttatatcaaaaaatacagtgtatgactgacacaaataaaaaaagtttttataatttttgcaaattttgtgacacacaAAACTGGATGTACAgatttgatacatgtagttgtcATGACATTATGAATACATGCAAAGATATAATTTTCTCCTCCAACCTTCTTTTCTTCCTCCTTGGTTATAGATTCACTTGTTGTCTTCTGTCGCCGTTGTCGTTTCATCGGCACTTTGTCTACCTTTTCTTCTGTCTTCACAGGTCTTGATTGAGTCACTATGGTAAGTGGTTGCTCTTCTCTTTCAATTTCTCTTGATGATGTTggatctaaaatataaaaaaatctctCACTCATCAATACACAAATAATGTAGAGTTTgttattgtgtgttatagattTTAGATATCTATTTCCTCTTTTTTTGATATGATCATTTGCAtattgttatacattattgGCCTTTACTTGCAAAAATTTgcaattattcacaaaaataatACAACAAATAGACTTTCCAAAAGtacgaacccccccccccccccccttgatttttttttggccctGACATTTGCACATGTATTATATAGTTTAGAAAGAGCTGCATAAAATACTTAGCATCTTctcttcatttaatttgaagAACACCTAACATAAACTTTAGGTGATATCAATCATAAAATCTCAGAAAAATCCATTTAATACTTTATTCTGAATTTTTACAAACCCAGCCTCAAAATTCACTGTTGTCAGGTCTTCAAATTACTAATTTACAGTTTTTATGAAGACAGGACCTGCTGCAAGGCTTCTTACCCAAGTTTTCTCTATCTTGCTCCAGCTGCCGCTGTCTGTTTTCAATATGATCTGCTATAACTGCCATAAGTCCCAGTTTTTCATCCCCTATCTCTTGACACCTTATCAGTGCCCTTTGAATAGACATCAATGCCTTCTTTTTGGTAACGCCTTCCACCTCCTTAGAGTAAATATCCTGGTGATAT from Crassostrea angulata isolate pt1a10 chromosome 7, ASM2561291v2, whole genome shotgun sequence includes:
- the LOC128193274 gene encoding inhibitor of growth protein 1-like, producing the protein MSMLNQAAVEALCSATYLENYLDTMENLPNDLQRVVTQMRELDIQCRDIMQDIEYHQDIYSKEVEGVTKKKALMSIQRALIRCQEIGDEKLGLMAVIADHIENRQRQLEQDRENLDPTSSREIEREEQPLTIVTQSRPVKTEEKVDKVPMKRQRRQKTTSESITKEEEKKEMIPDKGPKKKKKRKASKKEQAPASPIEPPIDPDEPIYCLCQQVSYGEMIGCDNDVCDIEWFHFNCVGLVNKPKGKWFCPNCRGENSKVMRKFDK